One part of the Tunicatimonas pelagia genome encodes these proteins:
- a CDS encoding DegT/DnrJ/EryC1/StrS family aminotransferase — MQIPFVNLRRQHEPILADMQAALNHLISSNRLMGGEAIQSFETKFADYLGVCNVVSCANATDALEIVLRAWRIQPGDEIIIPANGWMSAAEAIRLLGATPVLVDNHPNTFNIDLQKLSEKIGARTKAIVPIHLYGNPVDMKQLTGLADSHGLKVLEDCAQAHGASVDTKKVGCWGEVGIFSFYPTKNLGAVGDGGAIATNNNALAERCRAIANHGQLEKHTHTILGRNSRMDAWQAKVLSLKIPYLERWNRRRQQIANHYLESWQKLPIKLPQKNDNAVWHLFVVQVENRDKVRGDLAKLGIQTEVHYPIPVCQQPLFEKFRDPAGYPNAERQAHHVLSIPLYPELTDVEVEYIVAAVKKVTESVVR, encoded by the coding sequence ATGCAAATTCCATTCGTAAATCTCCGAAGGCAGCACGAGCCAATTCTTGCGGATATGCAAGCCGCCCTGAATCATTTAATCTCTTCTAATCGATTGATGGGAGGTGAAGCAATTCAAAGCTTTGAAACTAAATTTGCCGACTATCTAGGTGTATGCAATGTAGTTAGTTGTGCGAATGCTACCGACGCCCTAGAGATTGTGCTGAGAGCGTGGCGTATTCAGCCCGGAGACGAAATAATTATTCCCGCTAATGGTTGGATGTCGGCAGCTGAAGCTATCCGATTATTGGGAGCTACTCCCGTATTGGTAGATAACCATCCAAATACTTTCAATATTGATTTACAGAAACTCTCAGAAAAAATCGGCGCAAGAACCAAAGCCATTGTACCAATTCATTTGTACGGAAACCCAGTAGACATGAAGCAGCTTACAGGTTTAGCAGATTCGCACGGATTGAAAGTTTTGGAAGACTGTGCTCAGGCACACGGGGCTAGTGTGGACACCAAAAAAGTAGGGTGCTGGGGAGAGGTCGGAATTTTCAGTTTCTATCCAACTAAAAATCTGGGAGCAGTGGGAGATGGCGGAGCTATTGCGACCAATAATAATGCATTGGCTGAGCGATGTCGAGCCATTGCTAACCACGGACAGTTGGAGAAACATACCCACACTATTTTAGGAAGAAATAGCCGTATGGATGCTTGGCAGGCAAAAGTACTTTCGCTGAAGATACCCTATCTGGAGAGGTGGAATCGGAGAAGGCAGCAAATTGCTAATCATTATCTTGAGTCTTGGCAGAAGTTACCGATAAAATTACCTCAGAAGAACGATAATGCAGTTTGGCATCTGTTTGTGGTTCAGGTGGAGAATCGTGATAAAGTACGGGGTGATCTCGCTAAACTAGGCATTCAAACCGAAGTTCATTATCCAATTCCAGTATGCCAGCAGCCTCTGTTTGAGAAATTTCGCGATCCGGCAGGCTACCCTAATGCCGAACGGCAAGCACATCACGTATTATCTATTCCTTTGTACCCGGAACTAACTGATGTTGAAGTTGAGTATATCGTTGCAGCAGTCAAAAAAGTGACCGAATCCGTTGTGCGGTAG
- the pfkA gene encoding 6-phosphofructokinase, whose translation MKKIAVLTSGGDSPGMNACIRAVIRGAIYHGVEAYGIKYGYNGLIEGDIYKMKSYSVSNIIQRGGTILKSARSNEFRTPEGRKKAFYQLQRRGIEGLVVIGGDGTFTGANIFCQEYGVPVVGAPGTIDNDLYGTDFTIGFDTAVNTALNAIDNIRDTANSHDRIFFIEVMGRDSGYIAIESGIGGGAELIMVPETSTSIEDVIHTLGQGRNHEKTSSIVVVAEGDEEGGAIEVAAKVKERLNDKDFKVSILGHIQRGGAPTAMDRILASRLGLAAVEGLLNGKRSMMAGVINNRIVYTEFKECINTSKPLEQDMLRMVKILSI comes from the coding sequence ATGAAGAAGATCGCAGTACTAACTTCAGGAGGAGATTCTCCTGGCATGAACGCTTGTATCCGGGCCGTAATTCGGGGAGCGATCTACCACGGAGTAGAAGCCTATGGCATTAAATATGGCTACAATGGGCTTATTGAAGGTGACATCTACAAAATGAAGTCCTACTCAGTTAGCAATATCATTCAGCGAGGTGGCACCATTCTTAAATCGGCGCGTAGTAATGAGTTTCGTACTCCTGAAGGTCGCAAGAAAGCTTTTTACCAGTTGCAACGACGCGGTATTGAAGGCTTAGTGGTGATTGGAGGCGATGGTACATTCACCGGAGCAAATATCTTTTGTCAAGAATACGGAGTACCCGTGGTGGGTGCGCCCGGCACCATTGATAATGATCTGTACGGAACCGACTTTACTATCGGTTTTGATACGGCGGTGAACACCGCCCTCAATGCTATTGATAATATTCGGGATACGGCTAACTCGCACGACCGCATTTTCTTTATTGAGGTAATGGGACGCGACTCAGGGTATATTGCAATTGAATCAGGGATTGGTGGCGGTGCCGAACTAATTATGGTGCCCGAAACCAGCACGTCTATTGAAGATGTGATTCATACCTTGGGGCAGGGACGTAATCACGAAAAAACCTCTTCTATTGTAGTAGTAGCCGAAGGTGATGAGGAAGGTGGGGCAATTGAAGTGGCTGCGAAAGTGAAGGAGCGTTTGAATGATAAGGATTTTAAAGTCTCTATTCTGGGTCATATTCAACGGGGCGGTGCTCCTACGGCGATGGATCGTATTTTGGCCAGTCGGCTGGGTTTAGCAGCTGTAGAGGGACTGTTGAACGGTAAACGTAGCATGATGGCCGGGGTAATCAATAACCGAATTGTTTATACTGAGTTTAAAGAGTGTATCAATACTTCTAAACCACTGGAGCAGGATATGCTGCGGATGGTGAAGATTTTAAGTATTTAA
- a CDS encoding AI-2E family transporter codes for MFSELKTSSLYRTTAFLLSIGIAILLLILGQSIFIPLAFAAFIAIILAPLCQYLENQGIHRNIAAFLCTLLGGAFVAGIVTFFALQISALAENVDTFEDNLNQMTVNISAYLGEYLGQSELGQLSSFNELFTFLMKDAQSAIGTLLVLVATSLITILFLSVFVVLFLMYRKDIRDFGVYLFEENGSSMRRLLLKIEKVVRNYLVGIFQVILILAVCNSIALWILGVPNALFFGIFSALLNVVPFIGPMVGSIIPAMFTVVINNSALAGVWVILYFTVIQTIESYLITPSIVGNKVRINPMFTLLAIFIGNLIWGIPGMILFIPLTAVLKQIFDEVSGLRPYASLLGELDRKKFIDEVQEVTTSSSGS; via the coding sequence ATGTTTTCTGAGCTAAAAACATCTTCTCTGTACAGAACGACAGCATTTCTGCTCTCGATAGGAATTGCCATATTGCTTCTTATTTTGGGGCAGTCTATTTTTATTCCACTTGCTTTTGCAGCGTTCATTGCGATCATATTAGCTCCACTGTGCCAGTACCTAGAAAATCAGGGAATTCATCGCAACATTGCGGCTTTTTTATGCACTTTGCTAGGCGGCGCTTTTGTGGCTGGAATAGTTACGTTCTTTGCTCTGCAAATATCTGCCCTTGCTGAGAATGTAGATACTTTCGAGGACAATCTGAACCAAATGACGGTCAATATATCTGCTTACTTAGGAGAATACCTGGGGCAGTCGGAACTAGGTCAGCTATCTTCGTTTAATGAGCTTTTCACTTTTCTTATGAAAGATGCTCAAAGTGCCATTGGTACTTTACTAGTACTGGTAGCTACCAGTCTGATAACAATTCTTTTTTTATCGGTTTTTGTGGTACTCTTCCTGATGTATCGTAAAGATATTCGGGACTTTGGAGTGTATCTGTTTGAGGAGAATGGTAGCAGTATGCGTCGTCTTCTGCTAAAAATTGAAAAAGTAGTAAGAAACTATTTAGTTGGTATTTTTCAAGTGATTTTGATTCTTGCCGTTTGCAATAGCATCGCATTATGGATACTGGGCGTTCCCAATGCTTTATTCTTCGGTATTTTTTCGGCTCTGCTAAATGTAGTCCCGTTTATTGGACCGATGGTTGGATCAATAATTCCGGCAATGTTTACAGTAGTGATTAATAACTCAGCGCTGGCGGGGGTGTGGGTTATTCTTTATTTCACCGTGATTCAAACTATAGAGAGTTATTTAATTACCCCTAGTATTGTTGGTAATAAGGTAAGGATCAACCCGATGTTTACGCTGCTAGCGATCTTCATCGGAAACTTAATCTGGGGAATTCCTGGGATGATTTTATTCATTCCGCTTACGGCGGTGCTAAAGCAGATATTCGATGAAGTATCAGGGTTGCGCCCTTATGCCTCTTTGTTAGGGGAGCTAGACCGAAAAAAATTTATTGATGAAGTTCAGGAGGTAACCACCTCTTCTTCCGGTAGTTGA
- a CDS encoding WD40/YVTN/BNR-like repeat-containing protein, with amino-acid sequence MRYFSTILIALLGVCCLAWSDGYAQRKKNSSSLPAIDTTLYHGMQWRSIGPYRGGRSCAVTGVPGQPNLFYFGSTGGGVWRTQDKGQTWENISDGYFGGSIGAVAVSEYDNNVIYVGGGEKTVRGNVSFGYGVWKTTDAGKTWQSVGLDQSRHIGRIRIHPKNPDLVYVAAMGNLFAPNDQRGVFRSKDGGQTWEKVLFANPDAGAVDLAMDPNNPRVLYASTWRIRRTPYSLSSGGEGSALWKSTDGGDTWKEISINKGMPEGSLGIIGVSVSPVNSERVFAIVEAENGGVFRSDDAGATWTKTNDDRSLRQRAWYYSRIYADTQDEDIVYVMNVRYHQSKDGGKTFEPSVAPHGDHHDLWIAPEDNQRMIIGDDGGAQVSIDQGENWTTYHNQPTAQFYRVTTDDHFPYRIYGAQQDNSTLRVLHRTDGSEIDDSHWEATAGGESAHLAIDPNDNEIVYGGSYGGFLSRVNHENEQVRIINVWPDNPMGYGAEGMKYRFQWNFPIFFSPHNPEKLYTASNHLHVSTDEGQSWEVISPDLTRADSSKLKSSGGPITQDNTGVEYYATIFAAVESPREEGVIWTGSDDGLIHISRDGGANWNNVTPPDMPEWMMINSIDVHPSVDGGAYVAGTRYKIGDFTPYLYKTTDYGASWDLITDGIESEHFTRVVRADPQQAGLLYAGTETAMYVSFDDGTNWQPFQLNLPTVPITDLAIKDNNLIAATQGRSFWIIDDLTPLHQLNEQAVRDDFQQNGYHLYKPMDSYRMGGQQAEPSLTAGTNHPGGVMVHFVLAEEPDTTQAIVLQIQEKDGTLIREFSTTEGKETKDPLKGKLEVERGFNRFVWDMRYPGAKAFEGMILWGSGTQGPKAVPGEYQVTLKVGEEQMTQPFTILADPRWESSPQDIQAQFDFLISARNKLTETHQTIEDIRELRAQMNQVVERVKDEDNMSDVVEMAKKIDERITVIEEELYQTKNRSRQDPLNYPIRLNNKLANVASQMSAGNFKPTAQAVAFKNEITQRIDEQLEQFQEVVNRDLPDFNQLVRDKSIDAVRIEPEVSEVEGTH; translated from the coding sequence ATGCGATACTTCTCTACTATTTTGATCGCTCTTCTGGGAGTCTGTTGTCTGGCTTGGTCAGATGGCTACGCCCAACGTAAGAAGAATTCATCATCACTTCCAGCAATTGACACTACATTGTACCACGGTATGCAATGGCGCTCCATTGGGCCTTACCGAGGGGGACGTTCTTGTGCGGTAACGGGGGTGCCGGGTCAACCCAACTTATTTTATTTCGGATCTACCGGTGGTGGCGTTTGGCGTACCCAAGATAAAGGGCAAACCTGGGAAAATATTTCGGATGGTTACTTCGGCGGTTCTATTGGCGCGGTGGCTGTGAGTGAATACGATAATAATGTGATCTACGTAGGTGGAGGTGAAAAAACGGTTCGGGGTAATGTTTCCTTCGGTTACGGAGTATGGAAAACTACTGATGCCGGAAAAACCTGGCAATCGGTGGGGCTAGATCAGTCTCGGCACATTGGGCGAATCCGAATTCATCCGAAGAACCCGGATTTGGTATACGTAGCGGCAATGGGTAATCTATTTGCCCCGAACGACCAACGAGGTGTGTTTCGCTCGAAAGATGGGGGACAAACCTGGGAAAAAGTACTATTTGCCAACCCGGATGCCGGAGCGGTCGATTTAGCGATGGATCCCAATAATCCCCGAGTGCTATACGCTAGCACCTGGCGCATCCGGCGTACTCCCTACAGTTTATCCAGTGGGGGCGAAGGTTCCGCGCTATGGAAAAGCACGGACGGCGGCGATACCTGGAAAGAAATTTCAATTAACAAAGGAATGCCTGAGGGATCACTAGGCATTATTGGCGTGTCGGTCTCTCCGGTGAATTCAGAGCGAGTATTTGCCATTGTAGAAGCCGAAAATGGCGGAGTGTTTCGCTCGGATGATGCGGGAGCTACCTGGACAAAAACTAACGACGACCGGAGCTTGCGCCAGCGGGCTTGGTACTATTCGCGCATTTACGCCGATACGCAGGACGAAGATATTGTGTACGTAATGAACGTGCGTTATCACCAGTCTAAAGACGGGGGAAAAACCTTTGAGCCTTCGGTAGCTCCGCACGGTGATCACCACGATCTGTGGATTGCCCCCGAAGATAACCAGCGCATGATTATTGGCGATGATGGCGGAGCGCAGGTAAGCATTGATCAGGGCGAAAACTGGACAACCTACCACAATCAGCCTACCGCTCAGTTTTACCGAGTGACTACCGACGATCATTTTCCGTACCGAATTTATGGTGCTCAGCAAGATAACTCGACTCTTCGCGTGCTGCATCGCACGGATGGTAGCGAAATTGACGATAGCCACTGGGAAGCCACTGCGGGCGGAGAGAGTGCCCATCTGGCGATTGACCCTAACGACAACGAAATTGTGTACGGTGGCAGCTACGGTGGATTTCTTTCTCGAGTAAATCATGAGAACGAACAGGTGCGGATCATTAATGTGTGGCCTGACAACCCGATGGGCTACGGGGCTGAGGGCATGAAGTACCGCTTTCAGTGGAACTTTCCAATCTTCTTTTCTCCTCACAACCCGGAAAAACTGTACACCGCATCTAATCACTTGCACGTTTCTACCGATGAAGGCCAAAGCTGGGAAGTAATTAGCCCTGATCTTACCCGGGCTGATTCTTCCAAACTTAAATCGTCGGGTGGGCCCATTACGCAAGATAATACGGGCGTGGAATACTACGCTACCATTTTTGCAGCGGTAGAATCACCTCGGGAAGAGGGAGTAATCTGGACCGGTTCCGACGATGGGTTAATTCATATCAGTCGGGATGGGGGAGCGAACTGGAATAATGTGACTCCGCCCGATATGCCCGAGTGGATGATGATTAATAGTATTGATGTGCACCCATCGGTAGACGGAGGAGCGTATGTTGCCGGAACCCGTTATAAAATAGGTGACTTCACTCCTTATCTCTATAAAACTACTGACTACGGAGCAAGCTGGGATTTAATTACCGATGGCATAGAAAGTGAGCACTTTACCCGGGTAGTTCGGGCTGACCCTCAGCAAGCAGGGTTACTCTACGCCGGAACGGAAACAGCAATGTACGTATCGTTTGACGATGGAACCAACTGGCAGCCATTTCAACTGAATTTACCAACGGTTCCCATCACCGATCTGGCAATAAAAGACAATAACCTAATTGCGGCCACGCAAGGCCGTAGCTTCTGGATTATTGATGACTTAACTCCGCTCCACCAACTCAACGAGCAAGCCGTGCGAGACGATTTCCAGCAAAACGGCTACCATCTCTATAAGCCGATGGATAGTTACCGAATGGGTGGTCAGCAAGCCGAGCCATCACTTACGGCTGGAACTAACCATCCGGGCGGAGTCATGGTACATTTTGTGCTGGCTGAAGAACCGGACACTACCCAGGCAATAGTTCTGCAAATACAAGAGAAAGACGGAACCCTGATTCGGGAGTTTAGTACTACCGAAGGCAAGGAAACCAAAGATCCGCTGAAAGGTAAACTAGAAGTTGAACGTGGGTTCAATCGATTTGTGTGGGACATGCGCTACCCCGGAGCCAAGGCATTTGAAGGAATGATTTTATGGGGTAGTGGTACGCAAGGACCGAAGGCAGTACCGGGCGAATACCAAGTAACGCTAAAAGTGGGCGAGGAGCAGATGACCCAACCGTTTACTATTCTGGCTGACCCTCGCTGGGAATCGAGCCCTCAGGATATTCAGGCGCAATTTGATTTTCTGATCTCAGCGCGAAACAAGCTGACCGAAACCCACCAAACGATAGAAGATATTCGGGAATTGCGAGCGCAAATGAATCAAGTAGTAGAGCGAGTGAAAGATGAGGATAACATGAGCGATGTAGTGGAGATGGCCAAGAAGATTGATGAGCGGATCACCGTGATTGAGGAGGAGTTGTATCAGACCAAGAACCGTAGTCGCCAAGACCCACTAAATTACCCCATCAGATTAAATAACAAATTAGCTAACGTAGCGTCTCAGATGAGTGCGGGCAACTTCAAGCCCACCGCTCAGGCAGTAGCGTTTAAAAATGAAATCACTCAGCGTATTGATGAGCAGTTGGAGCAATTTCAGGAGGTGGTTAATCGAGATCTGCCGGATTTCAATCAGCTAGTACGAGATAAAAGTATAGATGCTGTACGTATCGAGCCTGAAGTAAGTGAAGTAGAAGGTACTCATTAA